In one window of Methanosarcina vacuolata Z-761 DNA:
- a CDS encoding citrate/2-methylcitrate synthase: MSKNICFIDGLEGILKYREIDINKLVDLPYDAVSYLLILGDLPGDQELAEYSACLHGEREVNREVIDIIHMCNFNIEAIEALRTIVSFISQFDPDINDSSPEGNKRKAIRLIAKIPTIVAAYYRIANGNQPVSPDPSLSHGANFLYMLRGNKPTQLEAEVMEKDFILSAEHELNASTFSSRVTASTLSDLYSAVVSGLCTLKGPLHGGARAEVTAMIEEITCPENAESYVLDKLSKKEKIMGFGHRVYKTYDPRGTIFKQLAKQLAEAKGDMHWYNIAEVVENTVVRELVEKKGKPIYPNVDFYSGVIYKYMDIPPQLATSIFAIGRVSGWIAHCFDQYEKKRIIRPRAFVLDEC; encoded by the coding sequence ATGAGTAAAAATATCTGTTTCATTGATGGGTTAGAAGGCATTCTGAAATACAGGGAGATAGACATTAACAAGCTGGTTGATCTCCCCTATGATGCCGTTTCCTATCTGCTTATCCTCGGAGATCTCCCCGGAGATCAGGAACTTGCCGAGTATTCAGCCTGCCTGCATGGGGAGCGTGAAGTCAACAGGGAGGTGATAGACATTATCCATATGTGCAATTTCAACATTGAAGCTATAGAAGCGCTGCGTACAATCGTTTCTTTTATATCACAGTTCGATCCGGACATCAACGACAGCTCTCCTGAAGGAAATAAGAGAAAAGCCATAAGGTTAATTGCCAAGATACCAACCATAGTTGCTGCGTATTATAGAATCGCAAACGGGAACCAACCTGTTTCTCCTGATCCGTCCCTATCCCATGGAGCTAACTTTCTGTATATGTTAAGAGGAAACAAACCAACTCAATTGGAAGCTGAGGTCATGGAAAAAGACTTCATCCTCAGCGCCGAACACGAACTAAATGCCTCTACTTTTTCGTCAAGAGTTACCGCCTCTACTCTTTCAGACCTCTATTCTGCTGTTGTTTCCGGGCTTTGCACTCTTAAAGGTCCTCTGCATGGGGGAGCAAGGGCAGAAGTCACAGCCATGATCGAAGAGATCACTTGCCCCGAAAACGCGGAGAGTTATGTCCTTGATAAGCTGAGTAAAAAAGAAAAAATTATGGGCTTTGGACATAGGGTTTACAAAACTTACGATCCTAGAGGCACGATATTCAAGCAGCTTGCTAAACAACTCGCAGAAGCAAAAGGGGATATGCACTGGTACAATATTGCTGAAGTAGTAGAAAACACTGTTGTCCGCGAACTCGTAGAAAAGAAAGGAAAGCCAATTTATCCGAACGTTGATTTTTACTCGGGAGTTATTTACAAGTATATGGATATCCCCCCTCAACTTGCAACATCAATCTTCGCAATCGGCAGGGTGTCAGGCTGGATAGCTCACTGCTTTGACCAGTACGAGAAGAAAAGGATTATAAGGCCCAGGGCTTTCGTGCTTGACGAATGCTAA
- a CDS encoding UbiD family decarboxylase, with protein sequence MSFRTFINQLKENGKLVEIFQSVSPRFEASKIAKNTKTPVLFHDISGSKVIMNLLGSRDELASMLGVPKEEIIKKLSEVSPEGEVKLVSESPTLEVIEDQVDLTKLPILTHFEKDGAPYITAGIVVSEYGGTINASIHRLMLAGKDKLAARLVPPRHTYLLHKKAAEKGEPLPVAIVLGCDPTIIYATSTRVPVGKEFEYAAALRVAPIELFECANGVKVPHAEIVLEGYIDPVERIDEGPFVDITGTYDVVRKEPVIHITRVIHRKDPIYHGILPAGPEHLLMMGVPYEPRIYRSVGEVTTVKNVVLTEGGCCYLHAVVQIEKQTEGDGKNAIMAAFAAHTSLKHVVVVDEDINIFDPNDVEFAIATRVKGDMDILIIPNVRGSSLDPRGAPDGTTTKVGIDATKVLVEKENFERAAIPE encoded by the coding sequence ATGAGTTTTAGAACTTTTATCAACCAGTTAAAAGAAAATGGAAAACTGGTAGAAATATTCCAATCTGTGTCTCCGAGATTTGAAGCTTCAAAAATTGCAAAAAACACAAAAACTCCCGTTCTCTTCCATGATATTTCAGGTTCAAAAGTCATAATGAACCTGCTGGGGTCAAGGGATGAACTTGCCTCCATGCTCGGAGTCCCTAAAGAAGAGATTATAAAGAAGCTTTCGGAAGTTTCTCCTGAAGGGGAAGTGAAGCTGGTGTCAGAATCTCCAACGCTTGAGGTTATAGAAGACCAGGTAGATCTGACAAAACTTCCTATCCTCACGCATTTTGAAAAAGATGGAGCTCCCTATATAACTGCAGGAATTGTGGTTTCCGAATACGGAGGTACGATTAATGCTTCTATCCACCGGCTTATGCTAGCAGGAAAAGATAAACTTGCAGCCCGGCTGGTTCCTCCAAGGCATACCTATCTCCTGCATAAAAAAGCCGCCGAAAAAGGCGAACCTCTGCCTGTTGCAATCGTGCTTGGTTGCGACCCTACAATTATTTACGCGACTTCGACAAGGGTTCCTGTAGGAAAAGAATTTGAATACGCAGCCGCCCTTAGAGTTGCTCCAATTGAGCTTTTTGAGTGCGCAAACGGGGTAAAAGTTCCTCATGCGGAGATTGTGCTTGAAGGGTATATTGATCCTGTAGAGAGGATTGATGAAGGGCCTTTTGTAGACATAACCGGAACCTACGATGTGGTAAGAAAAGAACCTGTTATCCATATTACCCGAGTCATCCATAGAAAAGACCCGATTTATCACGGAATTCTGCCAGCCGGTCCTGAACATCTTCTGATGATGGGAGTGCCTTACGAGCCAAGGATTTACAGATCTGTAGGGGAGGTTACGACGGTCAAGAACGTGGTATTGACCGAAGGAGGATGCTGTTATCTCCATGCAGTTGTTCAGATTGAGAAGCAGACTGAAGGGGACGGGAAAAACGCTATCATGGCGGCCTTTGCAGCTCATACGAGCCTTAAGCACGTGGTAGTTGTGGACGAAGATATAAATATTTTTGATCCGAATGATGTCGAATTTGCAATTGCTACCAGGGTAAAAGGGGATATGGACATTTTGATTATCCCCAATGTTCGGGGAAGTTCCCTTGACCCACGAGGAGCTCCTGATGGAACGACCACAAAAGTGGGAATTGATGCTACAAAAGTGCTCGTAGAAAAGGAAAATTTTGAAAGGGCAGCAATTCCTGAATAA
- a CDS encoding aconitase X has protein sequence MYLTKEEEQILNGDAGETLRQAIEILVALGDIYGADGLIPIKSAQIAGVSYKTMGDAGLEWISDLQGKVKVPAILNPAGMDLQDWKRLRISPEFAEKQKLIVQAYEKLGIRCECTCTPYNLEGFDVGYGDHLAWSESSAVSYANSVLGARTNREGGPSALSAALLGKTANYGFHLDENRVPEISFDVEYPLKGSDYGALGYVAGKLAGSRVPVFHLRSTPDADELKALGAAMAASGAVALYHVEGVTPEIRRVDFEEPSEKITIEKSQLEEVYASLKKACKEPELITIGCPHCSAAELEKAAELLRGKTVSKEFWIFTSRELAKRYPEYVGTIEKSGAKVVCDTCMVVSPATNSYSCVMVNSGKALAYVPGMCGAEAVYGSMEACVEEAVGEASKKVVKKAGGSH, from the coding sequence ATGTATCTTACAAAAGAAGAAGAGCAAATCCTGAATGGAGACGCCGGAGAGACTCTCAGGCAAGCTATTGAAATCCTGGTGGCCCTTGGGGATATTTACGGTGCAGATGGGCTTATTCCCATCAAAAGTGCCCAGATTGCAGGAGTTTCTTACAAAACTATGGGCGATGCGGGTCTTGAATGGATTTCAGACCTGCAGGGGAAGGTTAAGGTTCCTGCGATTCTAAACCCTGCCGGGATGGATCTGCAAGACTGGAAAAGGCTCAGGATCTCGCCCGAGTTTGCGGAAAAACAAAAATTGATTGTCCAGGCATACGAAAAACTGGGAATTCGGTGTGAATGCACATGTACGCCTTATAATCTCGAGGGTTTTGATGTCGGTTACGGTGACCATCTGGCATGGAGCGAATCATCAGCCGTTTCCTATGCAAATTCCGTACTCGGGGCCAGAACAAACCGGGAAGGTGGGCCGTCAGCCCTTTCTGCTGCACTTCTTGGAAAAACCGCAAACTATGGATTCCATCTGGATGAAAACCGTGTGCCTGAGATTTCATTTGATGTAGAATATCCACTGAAGGGATCGGATTACGGTGCGCTTGGTTATGTAGCTGGGAAACTTGCAGGGAGCAGGGTGCCTGTTTTTCATCTAAGGAGTACTCCGGATGCGGATGAGTTAAAAGCGCTGGGAGCTGCAATGGCAGCGTCAGGAGCAGTTGCCCTTTACCACGTTGAAGGAGTCACGCCTGAGATTCGCAGGGTGGATTTTGAGGAGCCGTCAGAAAAAATAACTATTGAGAAAAGCCAGCTTGAAGAGGTTTATGCGAGCCTGAAAAAAGCCTGCAAGGAGCCTGAATTGATAACCATAGGGTGTCCTCACTGCTCGGCAGCAGAGCTCGAAAAAGCAGCCGAACTCCTGAGAGGAAAAACAGTTTCAAAAGAGTTCTGGATCTTTACCTCAAGGGAACTTGCAAAGCGCTATCCTGAGTATGTCGGGACCATTGAGAAAAGTGGAGCTAAGGTTGTCTGTGACACCTGCATGGTAGTTTCTCCTGCTACCAACAGCTATTCCTGTGTCATGGTGAACTCAGGAAAAGCGCTTGCTTATGTGCCGGGGATGTGCGGAGCTGAAGCCGTATACGGAAGTATGGAGGCCTGTGTCGAGGAAGCAGTAGGCGAAGCATCAAAGAAGGTAGTAAAAAAGGCAGGTGGTTCCCATTAA
- a CDS encoding DUF126 domain-containing protein gives MVPIKLKGRTISRGCAQGEVLLSRDPISFLGSVDPKTGVVIEENHALEGKSIQNKVLVFPHGKGSTVGSYVMYQLKKNGVAPSAIINLETEPIVAVGAIISEIPLVDMLERNPYEVLNNGDLVLVNGSKGYIELLKQETIKTENE, from the coding sequence GTGGTTCCCATTAAACTTAAAGGCAGGACGATTTCAAGAGGATGTGCACAGGGGGAAGTACTGCTCTCCAGAGATCCTATTTCATTCCTTGGCAGTGTAGACCCGAAAACCGGGGTTGTAATTGAAGAGAATCATGCCCTTGAAGGAAAATCAATCCAGAATAAAGTTCTTGTTTTTCCACACGGCAAAGGCTCTACAGTTGGCTCGTATGTTATGTATCAACTGAAGAAAAATGGGGTCGCCCCTTCAGCGATAATAAATCTGGAAACCGAGCCCATAGTTGCAGTTGGAGCCATTATTTCCGAAATCCCACTTGTTGATATGCTTGAGAGAAACCCTTACGAAGTATTAAATAATGGAGATCTTGTTCTGGTTAACGGAAGTAAAGGATATATTGAACTTCTCAAGCAGGAAACCATTAAAACTGAAAACGAGTAA
- a CDS encoding site-2 protease family protein, with translation MNPENHKKGKGKFNAEETVSRLYPYIARVFDVYEVQNSGEALYFYGTPRTNSENVPGELWEPLQHFGFGCTLKYELGEYVLLVSPEKKAKEKTWINLVLFIATFFTTMVCGAWMSGADLEIDSSQLIRGLPFTLAIMTVLGSHEMAHYLMARYHGMKASLPYFIPFPTFIGTMGALIRYRGPVPSRKALFDVGVAGPLVGLFMSVAVTVIGLNLKAPAVNPLSESMMLGLGLPPLFVFIQNLVGVTGENLHPVAFAGWVGMFVTLLNLLPSGQLDGGHILRAMLGKKAEKISFMMPRVLFLIGLYVIYWLKEDGFIWISWALFLWIFAAVGHPSPLHDKVELDKKRIFIGIITFILGLLCFTLIPFKPIP, from the coding sequence ATGAACCCGGAAAACCATAAGAAAGGCAAGGGAAAATTCAACGCCGAAGAAACGGTCTCGCGTTTATATCCTTACATAGCCAGGGTATTCGACGTTTATGAGGTCCAGAATTCCGGGGAAGCTCTTTACTTCTATGGAACCCCTAGAACCAATTCCGAAAATGTTCCAGGAGAACTCTGGGAACCTTTACAGCATTTTGGGTTTGGGTGTACGTTGAAGTACGAACTTGGAGAATATGTACTGCTGGTTTCTCCTGAAAAGAAGGCAAAGGAAAAGACCTGGATAAACCTTGTCCTTTTCATAGCAACCTTTTTTACAACTATGGTTTGCGGAGCCTGGATGTCAGGAGCAGACCTCGAAATCGATTCCTCCCAGCTTATCCGGGGCTTACCATTTACCCTTGCGATAATGACAGTTCTTGGTTCTCATGAGATGGCTCACTATTTAATGGCCAGATATCATGGAATGAAGGCATCTCTTCCGTATTTCATTCCTTTTCCGACTTTTATTGGCACTATGGGAGCGTTAATTCGCTACAGAGGGCCTGTACCCAGTCGAAAAGCGCTTTTTGATGTTGGAGTTGCAGGGCCACTGGTAGGTCTGTTCATGTCGGTCGCAGTGACTGTAATTGGACTTAACCTTAAGGCGCCTGCAGTAAACCCCCTGTCGGAGTCTATGATGCTTGGTCTTGGCCTGCCTCCACTTTTCGTGTTTATCCAGAACCTTGTTGGAGTTACAGGAGAAAACCTTCATCCCGTAGCCTTTGCAGGCTGGGTAGGAATGTTTGTTACCCTGCTCAATCTCCTTCCTTCGGGGCAGCTTGACGGTGGGCACATCCTGAGGGCTATGCTGGGTAAGAAAGCGGAAAAAATTTCATTTATGATGCCGCGTGTCCTGTTCCTGATAGGGCTTTATGTAATTTACTGGCTGAAGGAAGACGGATTTATATGGATTTCCTGGGCCCTTTTCCTCTGGATTTTTGCTGCGGTAGGGCATCCGTCTCCCCTGCACGATAAAGTCGAACTGGATAAAAAACGCATTTTTATAGGGATCATTACCTTTATCCTGGGCTTACTCTGCTTTACTCTGATACCTTTTAAGCCAATTCCCTGA
- a CDS encoding TIGR04013 family B12-binding domain/radical SAM domain-containing protein, which translates to MDVHFRYSKKNSYSFAVLSPLLPEAGFVDRPVDGIMIYSFTTRQAAKVFIEVKTAGTDSIFIAGGPHPSGAPEETLEYFDYVVIGEGEETLPELVKTIQENGDPRKVPGIAYRDVKTSKVATTPKRPYVNLDSYPCFDPHKLRSPIEISRGCPWGCKYCQTPRLFGREVRHRSIDSIVKNAGYYNDLRFIASNAFGYGSDGIHPRFDKVEKLLSALHKLPDKKIFFGTFPSEVRPEFVTNESVELVRKYCTNDSLSLGAQSGSDRILKEIRRGHTVGDSISAVECCLEYEIVPAVDFIFGLPTENEEDQEKSLDLVRWICKKGGTVRAHYLTPLPGTPYASAVPSEVSDRVRRELGKFALGGKLTGYWEIHRKFDKK; encoded by the coding sequence ATGGACGTGCACTTCCGGTACAGCAAGAAAAATTCTTACAGCTTTGCAGTCCTTTCGCCTTTACTGCCTGAAGCCGGTTTTGTGGACAGACCCGTAGACGGGATCATGATCTACAGTTTTACAACGCGCCAGGCGGCAAAAGTATTTATAGAAGTGAAAACTGCAGGCACGGATTCGATTTTTATTGCTGGAGGACCTCATCCATCCGGCGCTCCGGAAGAGACACTCGAATACTTTGATTATGTTGTGATCGGGGAAGGAGAGGAAACCCTTCCGGAACTTGTGAAAACGATCCAGGAAAATGGAGACCCACGAAAAGTACCTGGCATTGCATACAGGGATGTAAAAACAAGCAAGGTTGCCACAACTCCGAAAAGGCCATATGTAAACCTTGATTCCTACCCCTGCTTTGACCCTCATAAACTCCGGTCTCCTATTGAAATTAGCAGGGGATGTCCCTGGGGCTGCAAGTACTGCCAGACTCCCAGGCTTTTCGGAAGAGAAGTCAGGCACAGAAGCATAGATTCCATTGTGAAAAATGCAGGGTACTATAATGACCTCCGCTTTATAGCTTCCAATGCCTTTGGTTATGGCAGTGACGGAATTCACCCCAGGTTTGATAAGGTGGAAAAATTGCTTTCGGCACTTCATAAACTGCCTGATAAGAAAATCTTTTTCGGGACTTTTCCTTCGGAAGTGCGTCCTGAATTCGTAACCAATGAATCGGTTGAACTTGTAAGAAAATACTGCACAAACGATAGCCTTAGCCTTGGGGCTCAGTCCGGCAGTGACCGAATTCTAAAGGAGATCCGCAGAGGGCATACGGTTGGAGACAGCATTTCAGCAGTTGAGTGCTGTCTGGAATATGAAATTGTTCCAGCTGTTGATTTCATTTTTGGCCTTCCCACCGAAAATGAGGAAGACCAGGAAAAAAGCCTTGACCTTGTCCGCTGGATCTGCAAGAAAGGAGGCACTGTAAGAGCCCACTACCTGACCCCTTTGCCGGGAACTCCATATGCATCGGCTGTTCCCTCAGAAGTTAGCGATAGGGTCAGGCGAGAACTTGGAAAATTTGCCCTTGGGGGCAAACTTACAGGATACTGGGAAATACACCGAAAATTTGATAAAAAGTAA
- the glmM gene encoding phosphoglucosamine mutase, with translation MALFGTNGVRGIANEYINPELAVNLARSLGTYMGSKGTVAIGCDTRISGQMLKSAAIAGALSTGLNVIDVGTLPTPSIQYYVRDYADAGIVITASHNPRQYNGIKLIAGDGTEFPRDGERDIEKIYLSGKYSIVSWEKTGSFRVDPGVNDYYIRNIINAVDAEKIRSRKLKVVIDTGSGAGSLTLPFLLRELGCNVLTLGAQPDGTFPWRNPEPTPDALTELSELVKMTGADLGAAHDGDADRIVFMDENGEFLNEEVLLAMMAKYMLEREKGPIVTPVSSSQRMADVAKEEGVELYWTAVGSINVARKMMEVNAVFGGEGNGGLIFPKHQYCRDGAMACAKILEILAGGRKLSELAKSVPQYFNAKTKVPSVNTQATMEGVKYEASGLGLKMDTIDGVKIRYEDGWVLIRPSGTEPIFRIFAEAKKQERAEELMQEGLQMVIRAEKASTPK, from the coding sequence ATGGCATTATTCGGAACTAATGGTGTACGTGGTATCGCCAATGAATATATAAATCCAGAACTGGCAGTCAATTTAGCCAGAAGCCTTGGTACATATATGGGTTCAAAAGGCACGGTTGCTATAGGCTGTGATACCCGGATTTCAGGTCAGATGCTGAAGTCTGCCGCAATTGCCGGGGCTCTTTCAACAGGTCTGAATGTAATTGACGTGGGAACTCTCCCTACTCCTTCTATTCAATACTATGTGCGTGATTATGCCGATGCAGGAATCGTTATTACTGCGTCTCACAACCCAAGACAATATAACGGAATCAAATTAATTGCTGGAGATGGTACGGAGTTTCCCAGGGATGGAGAAAGAGATATCGAAAAAATTTACTTATCTGGAAAATATTCCATTGTATCCTGGGAGAAAACCGGCAGTTTCAGAGTCGATCCAGGAGTCAATGACTATTATATCAGAAATATTATTAACGCAGTGGATGCCGAAAAGATTCGCAGCCGCAAACTCAAAGTAGTCATTGATACAGGTTCCGGAGCAGGTTCGCTTACTCTCCCCTTTCTGCTCAGAGAACTGGGCTGCAATGTGCTGACTCTTGGAGCTCAGCCCGATGGGACCTTCCCCTGGCGAAATCCCGAACCCACTCCCGATGCTTTAACCGAGCTCTCCGAACTTGTGAAAATGACTGGGGCCGATCTCGGAGCAGCTCACGACGGGGATGCAGATAGAATAGTCTTTATGGATGAAAATGGCGAGTTCTTAAATGAAGAAGTTCTGCTTGCCATGATGGCAAAATATATGCTTGAACGCGAAAAAGGGCCTATAGTAACTCCTGTTAGCTCCTCACAGCGGATGGCCGATGTAGCAAAAGAAGAAGGAGTCGAGCTTTACTGGACAGCAGTTGGCTCCATCAACGTCGCCAGGAAGATGATGGAAGTAAATGCAGTATTCGGAGGCGAGGGCAATGGAGGCCTTATTTTCCCCAAACATCAGTATTGCAGGGATGGAGCAATGGCCTGTGCCAAAATCCTTGAAATCCTGGCTGGTGGGAGAAAGCTTTCCGAGCTTGCTAAGAGTGTACCTCAGTACTTCAACGCAAAAACTAAAGTTCCTTCTGTAAACACGCAAGCTACAATGGAAGGAGTAAAATATGAAGCTTCAGGCCTCGGGCTTAAAATGGACACCATCGACGGAGTCAAAATACGGTACGAAGACGGCTGGGTCCTTATCCGCCCCTCGGGCACGGAACCGATTTTCCGAATCTTTGCCGAAGCAAAGAAGCAAGAACGAGCCGAAGAACTCATGCAGGAAGGCCTGCAAATGGTCATAAGAGCAGAAAAAGCTTCAACTCCCAAATAA
- the larE gene encoding ATP-dependent sacrificial sulfur transferase LarE, with translation MASEKIELIKEAIKARESAVIAFSGGVDSATLAALAFEVLGERALAVTINSPLFPRTQLEIAVKTACEIGIEHKILSFSQLSLPYFPTNTLNRCYFCKKALLEALLDFAEKSGYNAVLEGTNSSEIHGENRPGYRAVQEAGEMVFSPFVDFNVTKEEIREFASELSLSAASRPSAACLATRIPYGQPITEEALQKIEKAEEFLFSLGFTQFRVRMHENLARIEVIQSEFEHALRKREKISRHLKSLGFDYITLDLEGFRSGSMDEPYTLKKARLPYEENLTIR, from the coding sequence ATGGCCAGTGAAAAGATAGAACTGATAAAGGAAGCTATAAAAGCCAGAGAAAGTGCAGTCATTGCATTTTCAGGAGGGGTGGACAGTGCTACTCTTGCAGCCCTTGCTTTTGAGGTACTTGGAGAAAGAGCTCTTGCCGTAACCATAAATTCTCCACTTTTTCCAAGGACACAACTTGAAATAGCTGTCAAGACAGCCTGCGAGATAGGAATTGAGCACAAAATACTCTCTTTCTCTCAGTTGAGCCTTCCTTATTTTCCCACAAATACACTAAACAGGTGCTATTTCTGTAAAAAGGCGCTGCTTGAAGCCCTGCTGGATTTCGCGGAAAAATCGGGATATAATGCTGTACTTGAGGGCACTAATTCCTCTGAAATACACGGGGAAAACCGTCCGGGATACAGGGCGGTCCAGGAAGCCGGAGAAATGGTCTTTTCTCCTTTTGTGGACTTTAACGTGACAAAAGAAGAAATCAGGGAGTTCGCTTCTGAACTTTCTCTTTCAGCAGCCAGCAGGCCGTCTGCAGCCTGCCTTGCCACCCGAATTCCTTACGGACAACCAATCACGGAAGAGGCTCTCCAGAAAATCGAAAAAGCTGAAGAATTTCTTTTTTCCCTGGGTTTTACTCAGTTTAGAGTCAGGATGCACGAAAATTTAGCCCGGATAGAAGTTATTCAAAGTGAATTTGAACATGCTCTGCGGAAAAGAGAGAAAATTTCGCGTCATTTGAAATCCCTGGGCTTTGACTACATAACTCTTGATCTTGAGGGCTTTCGGAGCGGGAGCATGGATGAGCCTTATACCTTGAAGAAAGCCAGATTACCATATGAAGAAAATCTGACTATCAGATAA
- a CDS encoding GNAT family N-acetyltransferase — protein sequence MREICIRKARNSDLLAIQRLLSTYFLDMEGLAPEDFVLAEIDGKITGCAALIKSEFHGKNFLEIHSIAVHPNFRGKGVGTRLVKYLLTTTGDSCCDLYVRTTAPIFFEKLDFKKVENSEKLSLWKDCKNCEHFEKCTQHAMKYSYK from the coding sequence ATGAGAGAGATCTGCATTCGAAAAGCCAGAAATTCTGACCTGCTAGCGATTCAGAGGCTCCTGTCAACTTACTTTCTTGACATGGAAGGACTTGCACCGGAAGATTTTGTGCTGGCTGAAATCGATGGAAAAATTACAGGATGTGCTGCCCTTATAAAATCCGAATTCCACGGTAAAAATTTTCTGGAGATTCATTCTATTGCAGTCCATCCGAACTTCCGGGGAAAAGGTGTTGGAACCAGGCTTGTTAAGTATCTTCTAACAACTACTGGGGACTCATGCTGCGACTTGTATGTCAGGACAACTGCTCCCATCTTTTTTGAAAAACTAGATTTTAAAAAAGTAGAAAATTCTGAAAAGTTATCCCTCTGGAAAGATTGTAAAAATTGTGAGCATTTTGAAAAGTGTACACAGCATGCAATGAAGTATTCTTATAAGTGA
- a CDS encoding PKD domain-containing protein, whose translation MKKKEKVYSIALASTFLILFLLFISTAASASPEQNQRTVAPPEISSGAGDPSDDQILSDELSTEENDTATESILAAAPKITEKRITTNAAEQYSPVIYGNKIAWYDNRNGNWDIYIYDLSTKKETSTLNKSDQYSPDIYSNNIVWTDTRNGKTEIYLEDLSTKKQTRIINNKVDNWDPAIYGNKIVWTGYPGEDYEGYNIFMYDISTKKEQMIAAQAYSPDIYGNRVVWVNDNAGYSDIYMYDLSTKKQTQITNNGLANSPAIYGNKIVWQDARNGNADIYMYDISTKKEKRITTNPSASYSPKIYGDRIVWEDDRNGNWDIYVYDLATRQESHTTDKSDQYYPDIYGDRIVWTDMRNGNADIYMGTLSTSPVAAFSASPTSGNAPLKVKFTDKSTGSPTSWKWSFGDGKTSTSKNPSYTYSKAGKYTVSLTVKNAAGSNTKTIKNYIVVNALKAPVAAFSASPRSGKAPLKVQFTDKSANSPTSWKWSFGDGTYSTAKSPAHKYSKAGKYTVSLTVKNAKGSNTKTISGYITVSKR comes from the coding sequence ATGAAAAAGAAAGAAAAAGTGTATTCAATAGCTTTAGCTTCAACGTTTCTAATTTTATTTTTGCTTTTTATTTCAACTGCAGCATCGGCGTCTCCTGAACAAAATCAGCGAACCGTTGCTCCACCGGAGATCAGCAGTGGAGCAGGGGATCCCTCAGATGACCAGATTCTGTCCGATGAGTTATCTACCGAAGAAAACGATACAGCCACGGAATCTATACTTGCTGCCGCACCCAAGATCACTGAAAAGCGTATCACCACCAATGCAGCAGAGCAGTATTCACCTGTTATCTATGGTAACAAAATTGCGTGGTATGATAATCGTAATGGAAACTGGGATATTTACATATATGATCTTTCTACTAAAAAGGAAACCTCTACTCTCAATAAATCAGATCAGTATTCTCCAGATATCTACAGTAATAATATTGTGTGGACAGATACGCGTAACGGAAAGACTGAGATCTATCTGGAAGATCTTTCTACTAAAAAACAAACTCGTATAATTAATAATAAAGTAGATAACTGGGATCCTGCAATTTACGGTAACAAGATTGTCTGGACAGGTTATCCGGGTGAAGACTACGAAGGTTACAATATTTTCATGTATGACATTTCCACTAAAAAGGAACAAATGATAGCTGCCCAAGCATATTCTCCTGATATATATGGTAACAGGGTTGTGTGGGTAAACGATAACGCTGGATATAGCGATATCTACATGTACGATCTCTCTACTAAAAAGCAAACTCAAATTACCAATAACGGACTCGCAAACTCTCCTGCAATCTATGGTAACAAGATTGTATGGCAGGATGCCCGCAATGGAAACGCCGATATATACATGTACGACATTTCCACTAAAAAGGAAAAAAGAATAACCACCAATCCATCAGCTTCATATTCTCCAAAAATCTACGGTGACAGGATAGTCTGGGAGGATGATCGCAATGGAAATTGGGATATCTATGTGTACGATTTAGCCACTCGCCAGGAAAGTCATACTACTGATAAATCAGACCAGTACTATCCCGATATCTACGGCGACAGGATAGTATGGACAGATATGCGCAATGGAAATGCTGATATTTACATGGGTACTCTTTCAACCTCTCCAGTTGCTGCATTTTCTGCATCTCCAACCTCAGGAAACGCTCCACTGAAAGTAAAATTTACTGACAAAAGTACAGGCTCTCCAACTTCGTGGAAATGGAGCTTTGGAGATGGAAAAACTTCAACATCCAAGAATCCTTCATACACATACAGTAAAGCCGGAAAATATACTGTCAGCTTAACAGTAAAGAATGCTGCAGGAAGCAACACGAAAACAATAAAGAACTATATTGTTGTAAATGCGTTGAAAGCGCCGGTTGCTGCTTTTTCAGCTTCTCCTCGATCAGGAAAAGCCCCACTGAAGGTGCAGTTTACTGATAAAAGTGCCAATAGTCCGACTTCCTGGAAATGGAGTTTCGGAGATGGAACGTATTCAACAGCAAAGAGTCCTGCACACAAATATAGTAAAGCCGGAAAATATACTGTCAGCTTAACAGTAAAGAATGCAAAAGGCAGTAATACCAAAACTATTTCTGGATACATTACGGTTTCCAAAAGATGA